A genome region from Nocardioides cynanchi includes the following:
- a CDS encoding molybdopterin-dependent oxidoreductase yields the protein MPPDLRMPTLPSSLRLAEDPVPPGFTGTRLTACNLCEAICGLELTLEDGRVTGIRGNPDDPLSRGYICPKGVALADVYDDPDRLRRPIRRVGDEWVEISWDEALDRVADALASTLDTHGRNSVGVYLGNPNAHALGSATHALPFVKSLGTRNRFSASSVDQIPHQLVAWQLFGHQLLLPVPDLDRTSYFLVFGANPMASNGSLMTSPDFPHRARAIKDRGGQIVVFDPRRTETAKIATEHHFVRPGSDVVVLLAMVRTLFSDDLADPPSYVDHVDRVRALVDPFTPELAEQVSGVSATDLVRITHEFVAARGAAAYGRLGVSTTGFGSVSQWAINCLNLLGGHFDRPGGVLFPEPAVDVVGRRFIGPGHYDLYRSRVRGLPEYGGELPAACMREEIETPGEGRIRAFVSIAGNPVLSTPDGRRLGEAFDSLDFMAAIDIYLNETTRHADVILPPTTTLERDHYDLVFHGLAVRNTARFSSAVFAKPDDAMHDWEIYRELAARIAARRPRTPGLAGRRARLTRRLRLATSPTRQLAVLLRTGRRVSLSRLRRHPEGVDLGPLRPTMPGRLQTAEHRIDLAPALLVGDLDRLQRWLDDRPDDALVLIGRRHKQDNNSWFHNSTRLTRGRARHQLLMHPQDLTERGIDDGALVTVTSRVGSVDVEVAASDDMMPGVVSLPHGYGHQVDGTRLRNATKVAGVSINDLTDPELLDLSGNAALNGVPVTVAAAPA from the coding sequence GTGCCCCCCGATCTCCGGATGCCCACCCTTCCGAGCAGTCTTCGGCTGGCGGAGGACCCGGTGCCGCCGGGCTTCACCGGCACCCGGCTGACAGCGTGCAACCTGTGCGAGGCGATCTGCGGCCTCGAGCTCACCCTCGAGGACGGTCGGGTCACCGGCATCCGCGGCAACCCCGACGACCCTCTCTCGCGCGGCTACATCTGCCCCAAGGGAGTCGCGCTGGCCGACGTGTACGACGACCCCGACCGGCTCCGCCGTCCGATCCGGCGGGTGGGCGACGAGTGGGTCGAGATCTCGTGGGACGAGGCGCTGGACCGGGTGGCGGACGCGCTGGCGAGCACACTCGACACCCACGGTCGCAACTCCGTCGGCGTCTACCTCGGCAACCCCAACGCCCACGCGCTCGGCTCGGCGACCCACGCGCTGCCGTTCGTCAAGTCGCTGGGCACCCGCAACCGCTTCAGCGCCTCGTCGGTCGACCAGATCCCGCACCAGCTGGTCGCCTGGCAGCTCTTCGGCCACCAGCTGCTGCTGCCGGTGCCGGACCTGGACCGCACTTCGTACTTCCTGGTCTTCGGCGCCAACCCGATGGCGTCCAACGGCTCCCTGATGACCAGCCCCGACTTCCCGCACCGGGCCCGGGCGATCAAGGACCGCGGCGGGCAGATCGTGGTCTTCGACCCGCGTCGCACCGAGACGGCCAAGATCGCCACCGAGCACCACTTCGTGCGCCCGGGCTCCGATGTGGTCGTGCTGCTGGCGATGGTGCGCACGCTGTTCTCCGACGACCTGGCCGACCCGCCGTCGTACGTCGACCACGTCGACCGGGTGCGGGCTCTGGTCGACCCGTTCACCCCCGAGCTCGCCGAGCAGGTCAGCGGGGTCTCGGCGACCGACCTGGTCCGGATCACCCACGAGTTCGTGGCGGCCCGCGGCGCCGCGGCCTACGGCCGGCTCGGCGTCTCCACCACCGGGTTCGGATCGGTGAGCCAGTGGGCCATCAACTGCCTCAACCTGCTGGGCGGCCACTTCGACCGGCCCGGCGGGGTGCTGTTCCCCGAGCCCGCCGTCGACGTCGTCGGTCGGCGGTTCATCGGTCCCGGCCACTACGACCTCTACCGCAGCCGGGTACGCGGACTCCCGGAGTACGGCGGAGAGCTGCCGGCGGCGTGCATGCGCGAGGAGATCGAGACCCCGGGCGAGGGCCGGATCCGGGCCTTCGTCAGCATCGCCGGCAACCCGGTGCTCTCGACCCCCGACGGCCGGCGGCTCGGGGAGGCCTTCGACTCGCTGGACTTCATGGCCGCGATCGACATCTACCTCAACGAGACCACCCGGCACGCCGACGTGATCCTGCCGCCGACCACGACCCTGGAGCGCGACCACTACGACCTGGTCTTCCACGGCCTGGCGGTGCGCAACACGGCACGCTTCAGCTCCGCGGTGTTCGCCAAGCCCGACGACGCCATGCACGACTGGGAGATCTACCGTGAGCTGGCCGCCCGGATCGCCGCGCGGCGGCCGCGCACACCGGGCCTGGCGGGTCGCCGCGCGCGGCTCACCCGACGGCTGCGCCTCGCCACCAGCCCGACCCGGCAGCTCGCCGTGCTGCTGCGGACCGGCCGCCGGGTCTCGCTGAGCCGGCTGCGGCGCCATCCCGAGGGCGTCGACCTCGGCCCGCTGCGACCGACCATGCCGGGCCGGCTCCAGACGGCCGAGCACCGCATCGACCTCGCCCCGGCGCTGCTGGTCGGCGACCTCGACCGGCTCCAGCGCTGGCTGGACGACCGCCCCGACGACGCCCTGGTGCTGATCGGCCGCCGACACAAGCAGGACAACAACTCGTGGTTCCACAACTCCACCCGGCTGACCCGGGGCCGGGCGCGGCACCAGCTCCTGATGCACCCGCAGGACCTGACCGAGCGTGGCATCGACGACGGCGCGCTGGTCACGGTCACCTCGCGGGTCGGCTCGGTCGACGTCGAGGTCGCGGCGAGCGACGACATGATGCCGGGCGTCGTGTCGCTCCCCCACGGCTACGGTCACCAGGTCGACGGCACCCGGCTGCGCAACGCCACCAAGGTCGCCGGCGTCTCGATCAACGACCTGACCGACCCCGAGCTGCTGGACCTCTCGGGCAACGCCGCCCTGAACGGCGTACCCGTCACCGTGGCGGCCGCTCCGGCCTGA
- a CDS encoding DUF6458 family protein has product MGYGLGVFLLAVGLILVYAVQDAISAVDLRMVGWILVLAGVLVIALTALTMSRSRTARTVATTTHPDGSQTTTEQASRQDPPPAV; this is encoded by the coding sequence ATGGGATACGGACTCGGAGTGTTCCTCCTGGCCGTCGGCCTGATCCTGGTCTACGCGGTGCAGGACGCCATCAGCGCCGTGGACCTCAGGATGGTCGGCTGGATCCTCGTCCTGGCCGGGGTCCTGGTGATCGCGCTGACCGCGCTGACCATGAGCCGCTCGCGGACCGCCCGCACCGTGGCCACGACCACCCACCCCGACGGGTCGCAGACGACCACGGAGCAGGCCAGCAGGCAGGACCCCCCGCCCGCGGTCTGA
- the rpsO gene encoding 30S ribosomal protein S15, whose translation MSIGTDADTKKKIIADYAVAEGDTGSPEVQIALLSHRIAHLTEHLKTHKHDHHTRRGLLLLVGQRRRLLNYLNKTDIERYRSIIERLGLRR comes from the coding sequence ATGTCGATCGGTACCGACGCCGACACCAAGAAGAAGATCATCGCCGACTACGCCGTTGCCGAGGGCGACACCGGCTCCCCCGAGGTGCAGATCGCGCTGCTCAGCCACCGGATCGCGCACCTGACCGAGCACCTCAAGACGCACAAGCACGACCACCACACGCGTCGTGGCCTGCTGCTGCTGGTCGGCCAGCGCCGCCGGCTGCTGAACTACCTCAACAAGACCGACATCGAGCGTTACCGCTCGATCATCGAGCGTCTCGGCCTGCGCCGTTGA
- a CDS encoding polyribonucleotide nucleotidyltransferase — protein MSASSENPIISAVETVLDNGKFGQRTIKFETGLLARQAAGSVTAYLDDETMLLSATTAGKHPKEQFDFFPLTIDVEERMYAVGQIPGSFFRSEGRPGEDAILTCRLIDRPLRPTFKKGLRNEVQVVITVLALDPDQPYDVLAINAASLSTQISGLPFSGPVGGVRVALIEGQWVAFPSHSQLEGAVFDMVVAGRVTETGDVAIMMVEAEATEQTWDLVQSGTQAPTEEIVAGGLDAAKPFIKQLCEAQSELAKQASKPIQEFPVFLDYEDDVFEAVESASKADLVSAMTIADKQEREQRVDELKQSVLEKVAPQFEGREKEIGAAFRSVNKQVVRERVLRDKIRIDGRGLADIRPLHAEVAILPRVHGSALFERGETQILGVTTLNMLKLEQQLDTLSPEKHRRYMHKYVFPPFSTGETGRVGSPKRREVGHGALARRALLPVLPTREEFPYAIRQLSEAMGSNGSTSMGSVCASTMSLLQAGVPLRAAVAGIAMGLISGEVDGETQYVALTDILGAEDAFGDMDFKVAGTKQFVTALQLDTKLDGIPAEVLAAALTQARDARLTILEVMGEAIDAPEEMSVHAPRIISIKVPIDKIGEVIGPKGKVINQIQDDTGATLSIEDDGTVYIGATNGEAAEAARNAVNAIANPTMPEVGERYLGTVVKTTNFGAFVSLLPGKDGLLHITKLRALVGGKRVENVDDVVSVGQKIQVEIGEIDDRGKLSLIPVVEDSAAAGDESDDSADEPVVEAADAE, from the coding sequence ATGTCAGCATCATCTGAAAACCCGATCATTTCGGCGGTCGAGACCGTTCTCGACAACGGCAAGTTCGGCCAGCGCACGATCAAGTTCGAGACCGGCCTGCTGGCCCGTCAGGCCGCCGGGTCCGTCACGGCGTACCTCGACGACGAGACCATGCTGCTGTCGGCCACCACGGCCGGTAAGCACCCCAAGGAGCAGTTCGACTTCTTCCCCTTGACGATCGACGTCGAGGAGCGGATGTACGCCGTGGGCCAGATCCCCGGCTCCTTCTTCCGGAGCGAGGGTCGCCCCGGCGAGGACGCGATCCTCACCTGCCGGCTGATCGACCGCCCGCTGCGCCCGACCTTCAAGAAGGGTCTGCGCAACGAGGTCCAGGTCGTGATCACCGTGCTCGCGCTCGACCCCGACCAGCCCTACGACGTGCTCGCGATCAACGCGGCGTCGCTGTCGACCCAGATCTCCGGCCTGCCGTTCTCCGGCCCGGTCGGCGGCGTCCGCGTCGCCCTGATCGAGGGTCAGTGGGTCGCCTTCCCGAGCCACAGCCAGCTCGAGGGTGCCGTCTTCGACATGGTCGTGGCCGGCCGCGTGACCGAGACCGGTGACGTTGCGATCATGATGGTCGAGGCCGAGGCCACCGAGCAGACGTGGGACCTCGTCCAGTCCGGCACCCAGGCGCCCACCGAGGAGATCGTCGCCGGCGGCCTCGACGCCGCCAAGCCCTTCATCAAGCAGCTGTGCGAGGCGCAGAGCGAGCTCGCCAAGCAGGCCTCCAAGCCGATCCAGGAGTTCCCGGTCTTCCTCGACTACGAGGACGACGTCTTCGAGGCCGTCGAGTCGGCCAGCAAGGCCGACCTGGTCTCCGCGATGACGATCGCCGACAAGCAGGAGCGCGAGCAGCGCGTCGACGAGCTCAAGCAGAGCGTCCTGGAGAAGGTCGCCCCTCAGTTCGAGGGTCGTGAGAAGGAGATCGGCGCGGCGTTCCGCTCGGTCAACAAGCAGGTCGTCCGCGAGCGCGTGCTGCGCGACAAGATCCGCATCGACGGGCGCGGCCTTGCCGACATCCGCCCGCTCCACGCGGAGGTCGCGATCCTGCCCCGCGTGCACGGCTCGGCGTTGTTCGAGCGTGGCGAGACCCAGATCCTGGGCGTCACCACCCTGAACATGCTCAAGCTGGAGCAGCAGCTCGACACGCTGTCCCCGGAGAAGCACCGCCGCTACATGCACAAGTACGTCTTCCCGCCGTTCTCCACCGGTGAGACCGGTCGGGTGGGCTCGCCCAAGCGCCGCGAGGTCGGCCACGGTGCGCTCGCTCGTCGGGCACTCCTGCCGGTGCTCCCGACGCGTGAGGAGTTCCCCTACGCGATCCGTCAGCTCTCCGAGGCGATGGGCTCCAACGGCTCCACCTCGATGGGCTCGGTCTGTGCCTCCACGATGTCGCTGCTCCAGGCCGGCGTGCCGCTGCGCGCAGCGGTCGCGGGCATCGCGATGGGCCTGATCTCCGGTGAGGTCGACGGCGAGACGCAGTACGTCGCGCTGACCGACATCCTCGGCGCCGAGGACGCCTTCGGCGACATGGACTTCAAGGTCGCCGGCACCAAGCAGTTCGTCACCGCGCTCCAGCTCGACACCAAGCTCGACGGCATCCCCGCCGAGGTCCTGGCCGCCGCGCTGACCCAGGCCCGCGACGCGCGCCTGACCATCCTCGAGGTGATGGGCGAGGCCATCGACGCACCCGAGGAGATGTCGGTCCACGCTCCGCGGATCATCAGCATCAAGGTGCCGATCGACAAGATCGGCGAGGTGATCGGGCCCAAGGGCAAGGTGATCAACCAGATCCAGGACGACACGGGCGCGACGCTGTCCATCGAGGACGACGGAACGGTCTACATCGGGGCGACCAACGGCGAGGCGGCCGAGGCCGCCCGCAACGCGGTCAACGCGATCGCCAACCCGACCATGCCCGAGGTCGGCGAGCGCTACCTCGGCACGGTCGTGAAGACGACCAACTTCGGGGCGTTCGTCTCCCTGCTCCCGGGCAAGGACGGTCTGCTCCACATCACCAAGCTCCGTGCCCTGGTGGGTGGCAAGCGGGTCGAGAACGTCGACGACGTCGTCTCGGTCGGCCAGAAGATCCAGGTCGAGATCGGTGAGATCGACGACCGCGGGAAGCTTTCGCTGATCCCCGTCGTCGAGGACTCCGCGGCGGCCGGTGACGAGTCCGACGACAGCGCCGACGAGCCCGTCGTCGAGGCCGCGGACGCCGAGTGA
- a CDS encoding M16 family metallopeptidase → MVPATTGRQPAAGRSSVSQANGSTRTLLKGDDGVVRRTVLPSGLRIITEQVPGQRSATIGVWVGVGSRDETPALHGCSHFLEHLLFKGTPERSALEISIALDAVGGEFNAFTAKEYTCFHARVLDEDLPLAVDVLGDMITSSTITEDDVDAEREVILDEIAMHDDDPDDVAHNLFSAQAWGDSPLGRPIAGTAASIEAMTRDQVLRFYRRHYRPERMVVAVAGNVDHTKVVRLVRRAFARNDFLAGTASPVAARQVAKARRVGSGVVEATRQFEQVNVVLGVNGITRSDDRRFALGVLNAALGGGTSSRLFQEVREKRGLAYSVFSFASQHIDAGLVGVSVGCLPAKLEQVLEVVRAELAKVADAGITADELARGKGQLKGGLVLGLEDSASRMSRLGKSELVDDDLLSIDEVLARVEAVTLDDVHALATTLFTQPEILAVVGPR, encoded by the coding sequence GTGGTCCCTGCGACGACCGGCCGGCAGCCTGCTGCCGGCCGGTCGTCGGTTTCCCAGGCCAACGGATCGACGCGGACCCTGCTGAAGGGTGACGACGGCGTCGTCCGCCGGACGGTGCTGCCCAGCGGCCTGCGGATCATCACCGAGCAGGTGCCCGGGCAGCGCTCGGCCACCATCGGGGTCTGGGTCGGGGTCGGCTCGCGCGACGAGACGCCGGCCCTGCACGGCTGCTCGCACTTCCTCGAGCACCTGCTCTTCAAGGGCACCCCCGAGCGCTCCGCGCTCGAGATCTCGATCGCGCTCGACGCGGTCGGGGGTGAGTTCAACGCCTTCACCGCCAAGGAGTACACCTGCTTCCACGCGCGGGTCCTCGACGAGGACCTCCCGCTGGCGGTCGACGTGCTCGGCGACATGATCACGTCCTCGACGATCACCGAGGACGACGTCGACGCCGAGCGCGAGGTGATCCTCGACGAGATCGCCATGCACGACGACGACCCCGACGACGTCGCGCACAACCTCTTCTCCGCCCAGGCCTGGGGCGACTCGCCCCTGGGCCGACCGATCGCCGGCACCGCGGCCTCGATCGAGGCGATGACCCGCGACCAGGTCCTGCGGTTCTACCGTCGTCACTACCGCCCCGAGCGGATGGTGGTCGCGGTCGCCGGCAACGTCGACCACACCAAGGTCGTCCGGCTGGTACGCCGCGCGTTCGCCCGCAACGACTTCCTGGCCGGCACCGCCAGCCCGGTCGCCGCCCGCCAGGTCGCGAAGGCACGCCGCGTCGGCTCCGGGGTCGTCGAGGCGACCCGGCAGTTCGAGCAGGTCAACGTCGTGCTCGGCGTGAACGGGATCACCCGCTCCGACGACCGGCGCTTCGCGCTCGGCGTGCTGAACGCCGCCCTCGGTGGCGGCACGTCCAGCCGGCTGTTCCAGGAGGTCCGCGAGAAGCGCGGCCTGGCCTACTCCGTCTTCTCCTTCGCCAGCCAGCACATCGACGCCGGGCTGGTCGGGGTCTCGGTCGGCTGCCTGCCGGCCAAGCTCGAGCAGGTGCTCGAGGTGGTCCGCGCCGAGCTCGCCAAGGTCGCCGACGCGGGCATCACCGCCGACGAGCTGGCCCGCGGCAAGGGGCAGCTCAAGGGCGGTCTGGTGCTCGGGCTCGAGGACTCCGCGTCCCGGATGAGCCGGCTGGGCAAGTCCGAGCTCGTGGACGATGACCTGCTGAGCATCGACGAGGTGCTGGCGCGGGTCGAGGCCGTCACCCTGGACGACGTGCACGCGCTGGCGACGACCCTGTTCACCCAGCCGGAGATCCTCGCGGTCGTCGGACCGAGGTAG
- a CDS encoding SPFH domain-containing protein, whose protein sequence is MADITRYPFTRHLRGTATVHVQHVRNGRVRHAGTGLSFWFRPLSAVLSEVPVADRELPMLFHARTSDFQDVTVQATVTYRIADPDLASSRIDFSVDPDTGAWRTMPLEQVAGLLTEIVQQQSIALLAAVPLTSALVTGVDALLTTVGSAIGSDARLAETGISVVALRVVAIRPEPDVEKALRTPAREQVQQEADRATYERRAVAVERERAISENELQSRIELARREEQLVTQRGANARREAEEEAAAGQIGAEALARRTLTLAEGEASATRTRGEAEAAAESAHLAALRDLPDQVLWTEALRELSGRLPDIDSLVLTPDLLAPLLARLGSSSAS, encoded by the coding sequence ATGGCCGACATCACCCGCTACCCGTTCACCCGCCACCTGCGCGGCACCGCCACCGTCCACGTGCAGCACGTGCGCAACGGCAGGGTGCGCCACGCGGGCACCGGTCTGTCGTTCTGGTTCCGCCCGCTCAGCGCGGTCCTCTCCGAGGTCCCGGTGGCCGACCGCGAGCTGCCGATGCTCTTCCACGCCCGCACCTCCGACTTCCAGGACGTCACGGTGCAGGCCACGGTCACCTACCGGATCGCCGATCCCGACCTGGCTTCCAGCCGGATCGACTTCTCCGTCGACCCCGACACCGGCGCCTGGCGGACGATGCCGCTGGAGCAGGTCGCCGGGCTGCTCACCGAGATCGTCCAGCAGCAGTCGATCGCCCTGCTGGCGGCCGTGCCGCTCACCTCCGCGCTCGTCACCGGCGTCGACGCCCTGCTCACCACGGTCGGCTCCGCCATCGGCAGTGACGCGCGGCTCGCCGAGACCGGCATCAGCGTCGTCGCACTACGGGTCGTGGCGATCCGGCCCGAGCCCGACGTGGAGAAGGCCCTGCGCACGCCCGCCCGGGAGCAGGTGCAGCAGGAGGCCGACCGCGCCACCTATGAGCGGCGTGCGGTGGCCGTCGAGCGGGAGCGCGCGATCAGCGAGAACGAGCTGCAGAGCAGGATCGAGCTGGCGCGGCGCGAGGAGCAGCTGGTCACCCAGCGCGGCGCCAACGCCCGGCGCGAGGCCGAGGAGGAGGCGGCCGCCGGCCAGATCGGCGCCGAGGCACTGGCGCGGCGTACCCTCACCCTCGCCGAGGGCGAGGCATCTGCGACCAGAACCCGCGGTGAGGCCGAGGCAGCGGCCGAGTCGGCCCACCTCGCCGCCCTGCGGGACCTGCCCGACCAGGTGCTGTGGACCGAGGCGTTGCGTGAGCTCTCGGGCCGGCTGCCCGACATCGACAGCCTGGTGCTCACCCCCGACCTGCTCGCTCCCCTGCTCGCCAGGCTCGGCTCGAGCTCGGCGTCATGA
- a CDS encoding NUDIX hydrolase has protein sequence MEISVTVDLVILTIRDQLLHVLLVRRGIPPYRGRWALPGGFLEEREDLSAAAARELEEETGLALGDVHLEQLRTYGAPGRDPRGRVVTVAHLALAPDLPAPIAGSDAAHAEWVPVDVALARGDRLAFDHLAILTDGVERARSKLEYTPLGTAFCPEEFTVGELRRVYEAVWGRELDPRNFHRKVTGSSGFLADTGERTNRDGGRPARLYRRGTVEVLHPPLLRGD, from the coding sequence ATGGAGATCTCCGTGACGGTCGACCTGGTCATCCTGACCATCCGGGACCAGCTGCTGCACGTGCTGCTCGTGCGACGTGGGATCCCGCCGTACCGGGGACGCTGGGCCCTCCCCGGGGGCTTCCTCGAGGAGCGGGAGGATCTCTCCGCCGCGGCCGCCCGCGAGCTCGAGGAGGAGACCGGACTGGCGCTGGGCGACGTGCACCTCGAGCAGCTGAGGACCTACGGCGCCCCGGGCCGCGACCCGCGGGGGCGCGTGGTCACCGTCGCCCATCTGGCATTGGCGCCCGACCTGCCCGCACCGATCGCCGGGTCGGACGCCGCCCACGCCGAATGGGTCCCGGTCGACGTCGCCCTGGCGCGCGGCGACCGACTGGCGTTCGACCATCTGGCGATCCTCACCGACGGCGTCGAACGGGCGCGCTCGAAGCTGGAGTACACACCGCTCGGCACAGCGTTCTGTCCTGAGGAGTTCACGGTCGGGGAGCTGCGCCGGGTCTACGAGGCGGTCTGGGGACGCGAGCTGGACCCGCGCAACTTCCACCGGAAGGTGACCGGCTCGTCCGGCTTCCTCGCGGACACGGGGGAGCGGACGAACCGCGACGGCGGTCGTCCCGCCCGGCTGTACCGACGGGGGACGGTCGAGGTGTTGCACCCACCTCTGCTCCGTGGCGACTGA
- a CDS encoding RNA polymerase sigma factor, with product MTERGTPGDFARWVEPHLTVLTRYAARQVAAADRDDVVQEALIRAWQRWATYDASRGTPVAWLLGITADRCRRYRTRQPAGMVVELVDQGAAPTASHDLDLSRAVEGLSRRQRQAVDLHYFVGLDVATTAEVMGCAPGTVKATLHQARARLRELLGDDDD from the coding sequence ATGACCGAGCGTGGGACCCCTGGGGACTTCGCACGTTGGGTCGAGCCCCACCTGACGGTCCTGACCCGGTACGCCGCCCGCCAGGTGGCGGCCGCGGACCGCGACGACGTGGTGCAGGAGGCCCTGATCCGCGCCTGGCAACGCTGGGCGACGTACGACGCCTCGCGTGGCACACCGGTCGCCTGGCTGCTCGGCATCACCGCCGACCGGTGCCGGCGCTACCGCACCCGCCAGCCGGCGGGGATGGTGGTCGAGCTGGTGGACCAGGGCGCCGCTCCGACGGCGAGTCACGACCTCGACCTCTCCCGAGCCGTCGAGGGGCTCAGCCGCCGCCAGCGCCAGGCCGTCGACCTGCACTACTTCGTCGGGCTGGACGTGGCGACCACCGCCGAGGTGATGGGCTGTGCGCCCGGCACCGTCAAGGCGACCCTGCACCAGGCCCGGGCACGGTTGCGAGAGCTGTTGGGAGACGACGATGACTGA
- a CDS encoding zinc-dependent dehydrogenase: MKALRFYAPEDVRLEDVPEPECGPDEIKLRVRNCSTCGTDVKIFYNGHQNLTPPRTIGHEIAGEVVEVGAEVNTTYGSEWQVGDRAQVIAAVPCGECYECRKGWMAVCQNQTSVGYQYDGGFAEYMIVPHQVLKVDGLNKIPDNVGYDEASAAEPFACAINAQELLGIEPGDTVVVFGAGPIGCMHIRIARGVHEAGPVYLVDVNAERLKMSADAVQPEETIDGSQEDVVARVMELTGGRGADVVITATAANVTQEQAIAMAARNGRISFFGGLPKTDPTITCDSNLVHYRQLHIHGANGSAPEHNKRALQYISTGQVPVKDLITRHIPLDDVLSAFEIVKKGEAIKVTVEP; encoded by the coding sequence ATGAAGGCCCTGCGGTTCTACGCGCCCGAGGACGTACGACTCGAGGACGTGCCCGAGCCCGAGTGCGGACCCGACGAGATCAAGCTCCGGGTGCGCAACTGCTCCACCTGCGGCACGGACGTGAAGATCTTCTACAACGGCCACCAGAACCTCACCCCGCCCCGGACGATCGGGCACGAGATCGCCGGCGAGGTGGTCGAGGTCGGCGCGGAGGTCAACACGACGTACGGCAGCGAGTGGCAGGTCGGCGACCGTGCGCAGGTGATCGCGGCCGTGCCGTGCGGTGAGTGCTACGAGTGCCGGAAGGGCTGGATGGCGGTCTGTCAGAACCAGACCTCGGTCGGCTACCAGTACGACGGCGGCTTCGCCGAGTACATGATCGTGCCGCACCAGGTGCTCAAGGTGGACGGGCTCAACAAGATCCCCGACAACGTGGGGTACGACGAGGCCTCCGCCGCCGAGCCGTTCGCCTGCGCGATCAACGCCCAGGAGCTGCTCGGCATCGAGCCGGGTGACACCGTCGTGGTGTTCGGCGCCGGCCCGATCGGCTGCATGCACATCCGGATCGCCCGTGGCGTGCACGAGGCGGGCCCGGTCTACCTCGTCGACGTCAACGCCGAGCGACTGAAGATGTCGGCCGACGCCGTCCAGCCCGAGGAGACCATCGACGGCTCCCAGGAGGACGTCGTTGCCCGGGTGATGGAGCTGACCGGCGGCCGCGGGGCGGACGTCGTGATCACCGCGACGGCAGCCAACGTCACCCAGGAGCAGGCGATCGCGATGGCCGCGCGCAACGGCCGGATCTCGTTCTTCGGTGGGCTGCCCAAGACCGACCCCACCATCACCTGCGACTCCAACCTCGTGCACTATCGCCAGCTCCACATCCACGGCGCGAACGGCTCGGCACCCGAGCACAACAAGCGGGCCTTGCAGTACATCTCCACCGGCCAGGTGCCGGTCAAGGACCTGATCACCCGCCACATCCCGCTCGACGACGTGCTCTCCGCCTTCGAGATCGTCAAGAAGGGTGAGGCGATCAAGGTCACCGTCGAGCCGTGA
- a CDS encoding transposase produces MDVVVLTVDQDESRTGLDQVPTALDALRAVPCLRPFERTVGDELQGLLDDPAALPAALEPLLRSGGWNIGIGLGPVETPLPDQARAGRGEAYLAAREAVTAAKSSPWRLRVNGASPATRALESAIWLWAALLARRTERGWQVSDLVDEGLTYDQAATRLGITQSAVSQRAAAAGIAEGRRARELVEFLTGTALEGPR; encoded by the coding sequence ATGGACGTCGTGGTGCTCACCGTCGACCAGGACGAGAGCCGGACCGGTCTCGACCAGGTGCCGACGGCGCTCGACGCCCTCCGTGCCGTGCCCTGCCTGCGACCCTTCGAGCGCACCGTGGGTGACGAGCTCCAGGGCCTCCTCGACGACCCCGCGGCCCTGCCGGCGGCCCTCGAGCCCCTGCTCCGCTCCGGCGGCTGGAACATCGGCATCGGGCTCGGCCCGGTCGAGACCCCCCTGCCCGACCAGGCCCGCGCCGGCCGCGGTGAGGCCTATCTCGCCGCTCGCGAGGCCGTGACGGCTGCCAAGTCGAGCCCGTGGCGGCTGCGGGTGAACGGCGCCTCTCCGGCGACCCGTGCGCTCGAGTCGGCGATCTGGCTGTGGGCCGCGCTGCTGGCCCGTCGTACCGAGCGCGGCTGGCAGGTCTCCGACCTCGTCGACGAGGGCCTCACCTACGACCAGGCCGCGACCCGGCTGGGCATCACCCAGTCGGCGGTGAGCCAGCGGGCCGCTGCTGCCGGCATCGCCGAGGGCCGCCGGGCTCGCGAGCTGGTGGAGTTCCTGACCGGCACCGCACTGGAGGGACCACGATGA
- a CDS encoding class I SAM-dependent methyltransferase, translating into MPAQSIPPRIAWAVDLMDPQPGDNVLEIGCGPGAAAELICARLTTGKLFAIDRSESGVDRTRRRNQKYVDAGRLTVRQIDLATLRVPVKRLHKVFAFNVNLFWVRGCADEVALLHDRVLPGGAIHLFYETTQPELVPNIVKKASAALSEGGFRVSVVDQKAPPVVAIIGKR; encoded by the coding sequence ATGCCAGCGCAGTCGATCCCCCCGCGCATCGCGTGGGCCGTGGATCTGATGGACCCGCAACCGGGTGACAACGTCCTCGAGATCGGCTGCGGGCCCGGCGCTGCGGCCGAGCTCATCTGCGCCCGACTCACCACCGGGAAGCTGTTCGCCATCGACCGCTCGGAGTCCGGCGTGGACCGCACCCGGCGGCGCAACCAGAAGTACGTCGACGCCGGGCGGCTGACCGTCCGCCAGATCGACCTGGCGACGCTGCGGGTGCCGGTCAAGCGGCTGCACAAGGTGTTCGCGTTCAACGTCAACCTGTTCTGGGTGCGCGGCTGCGCGGACGAGGTCGCGCTGCTGCACGACCGAGTGCTGCCCGGGGGCGCGATCCACCTGTTCTACGAGACCACCCAGCCCGAGCTGGTGCCCAACATCGTGAAGAAGGCCTCGGCGGCGCTGAGCGAAGGCGGCTTCCGGGTCTCCGTGGTGGACCAGAAGGCGCCCCCGGTCGTGGCGATCATCGGCAAGCGTTAG